Below is a window of Falco rusticolus isolate bFalRus1 chromosome 9, bFalRus1.pri, whole genome shotgun sequence DNA.
TGTTGTGTTTGCATACGTTGTCATACCCGGAGGCTCAGGATCAAAACCTACAGGTTACCAGCGTCTCATGGAACGCAACTGGATCCGTTGTTGCATGTTCATATGGCCGGTGAGTATCTGAATGGATTGAGAGTGCAGCTGAGGTTGATGTGATATCTCAGACTGACCTGAGCTTTAGATATGTTCACTTTCTCTGCAGTaataaactatatatatatatacacctttATGCAAGTTAAATAATTCAtattcaaagaaacaaaatctcagGGCAGTCTTAAATTAcggcttttatttcttctgccttcccccctgccctgaaGGTGGATGCATGTGCTCTTACTGTTTCTAGATAGATttgatttggaaagaaaatgtaaagagcAAATGCCTTTGCAAAGATATGTAGGTGAGGTTTGGAAGTACATGCTTGCCTTCACTAAGGTTGTGTTGTTTTAGTGTGGTCTCTTAGCACCCCAGATGAACGTGGCACTCATTCATGCCTGTGCCTGGTGCCATGGACATGTTTGTCTAACAAACCTGTAAAGATTTCTGAAGTGAGGGTTGGACAAAACTTTCATCTAATCCAGTGAATGTCTATAGCAGGCTCTTCTGTGCCCCACTGCTGccctcattcttttttctttctgctaccATTTCCTTAACTTAAATGCCCCAGCAAAAAGGGTATCCATGAGTGAATGCATAGGGAAGAGTAAAACAGGACAAACCTGTATGTTACTTGCTCCTTCTGCTCTCCTGGTCTACAGTTGTTTTCAGATTAGAATGTGGTTTCTGTCTCGGTGGTTACCCTGGGTGGAATTCCTTTCCATGAACTTTTATATAGTCTCTGTGAATCTGTGTAAGCTTTTAGTGTCTACAACATCCCTTAATAAGGAGTTTCACAGATTAACTACCCACTGGATGAAAAGTTGCTCCTTTTATTCGATCATATCTCTTCCAATAAAAGAATTACAAACATCAAATAAAGGCAGTAGAAGTCAGGGTCAAAATCATTGCTTCCTGTCCCGACCACTGACTGTTCTGTAGATCTCTGTCCTCCATATTGTCTCCTTGTAGCAAGATGGGACATCACATTGGTCAGTGTGGTGCTAGGGACAGAAGACAGTTAACATTTTGGTAAGCGTGTGATGAGTGAAACAAGTAGAATTAACAAAGGCAGTAGAGTGGCAGGGTCTGTTAGCACCCTGGCGTAATAACTCTTGATCCACATGTGGCAAACCAGAATGGCGGGCACAGGACTGGACTGAAATCTCTGCAGCTGGGGTGTGTGATTTGGGCAGGGTCATCAACACCATCTGGGTGGTTGTGGAGAATGTTCTCTGTTCCTGTGGACATGCCTCGCCCTCAAACCGTGCTGCATGTCTCAGGCCAAGCAAGACCCAGTAAGGCTTTGCAGCCCCTTCCAGCCCTCCAGGTAAGATACTGCCTCACTGTTATTCTCAGACCCCGGATCTCTGAGTGCTTGCTTAGAGGACATGTGGTTTGCAACTCAGCCAGTTTGCAACTTGGCAGCAATTTGGTCTCTTTAGATTTTCATTCCCAAGTACTCATGGCAACTTTATGCGCCCTTTAGATTGTTCCCTTTATTTGTGTGGCTGGTAGGCCTTGGAATAGTGAATCATGTCTGAGATTTACTTACTGGCACTTTGTTCTCTAAGCAGGCTGGCACTGTACTCAGTATATAGTAGCCCACAGCGAGGTTTCATCACCTCGTGATCCCTTCACCTCAGTTTTCCATCAAGCCACAAAGCAGGATGTTTAAATGTCCAACGGGGCACACCAGAGCACTGCTAGACTGGGATTCTCTGCAGAACAGACAAGGCAAGACACAGCTTTCTCTTCATCAGGTTGGATGGTGGGGACTGGAGCACAGAAAAATCCTACGTTTGCACCTGGAATCTGGACAGAAGAGGGTTGAATCCGCAGCGCCCTGACCTAGTGCTGGATGTTCCCAGTTCTGTCATGTGCTTGGCTTTCCACCCGTCCCAGCCATCACTGATAGCTGGTAGCTTGCTCTTATTTTAGACCCTATCTGTAATGTACCCTTATTTCCTTCAGCTGGGATCATTGTGTTTCTCTCTCTCAGCTCAGCCTCTAAGATTTCTTGCAGAAGCAATGGTGTTGTGGCTCCTTAAACTGAGGAACAACAGCAACACCGATAAGTGCACTGTTGCTTCTGAACTGGGACTTGCTTTTTCAGTGACGTCTGCCTTTATGCCATCTCCTCCGGGAGATGGTAGGAGGAAATTCAGCCCTGGCTGTATGTGGAAAGAGCGTGCTTGTTTGGGTAGTACTACGTTCTGTTACACCAGAGCTAACAGTGCCCCGTGTGAAGCTGCCAGTCctttggagctggctggccCGTTTCCACCATAGCTTCATTTGTGCCTTTGTTCCAAGCTGCTAGACCTTAGGTGTTTCACCTTTGTCCTTCCAGGTGGCCTTTTCagtggggagctgctggtgtgGGATACCAGCAGAACAGAAGACGCTGTGATCTGGAGGACCGGGATGACAGATGACACTCACATGGACCCAGTGTATCAGGTAACAGAGCACCtacagcaggcagggctggggaggcagcgTTGCCACTCTTCTGCTTCACCCCTTCAGTGTCTGTCCACAGACCGGCTGCTACATTTCAGCAGTGATGTTCTCTTTTAGTTGGCTATTTGTCCCCAAATCTAGCTACTGAACAGGCATTTGCTGAACTCGGCACTCACCCTGTAAGTTCTTGCTGTTCAGGATAAATGAGGAGTAGGCCCATTCTCCTGCTGTAACTGTTTATCGATGTGGGTGCAGCCAACAATACTTGTAGTGGCTTAAAAACGTTAGTAGCAAGGTGTCACGGGTCCTTAGCTGGAAGCTTAAAGACACGTGCTTTAAACATGCCTTACAGCCTGGCTTCCTCATGGTTGTGTCCTTCGGGGGTCCCGTGACTCTGGGCAATCTCTATTTTCTCAGCTGGCAGtcaggaaaatgctgctgtttataCCCGGGTGGCAGCACTTATAAATACACCTCGGAAGTGGCGGCAGGTGAACCATagaagctgcagcacaggatTCAGCCCCAAACCCCTGAACGTGCTTCTCTCCTGCCACCTACGGCCGCGCGCCAGCCCCCAGtagcagctgggctggtgccCAGCTCACCCTCGGGGACCACCAGCTGCTGGGTGAGGGCTGGGCAGCTGCGACTGCCCCCATCATGGGCTCATGGCATTTGGGACAGGTTAACTGGATATCTGGCGCCAAGCACGGAGAGCGTTCCCGGCTGCTGAGCGTGTCGACGGACGGAAGGATCCTGGTGTGGAGGGAGGAGCAGGATGGTCGGCTGGCCCTGGCTGATGGGTTTGCTGTGGTGGCTCAGCAGATCCCTCGCAGCACTTGGCTGAAGAAGGTGAGTTCAGCAGTTCAAAGGGGGACAATTGGACAAAAATGCTCTTAACTCTGGAGCCCACGTGGCAGAGCTCGCCTTCCACCTGGGAACGGCCAGGAAAAGCCCTTTTGAACATACACACTaacccccctcccctttcccgTATTGAAATCGCTCCTTGGAAGGCTGGCAACGGCCGAGGTTTTGCCACGCTCTAAGGAGAAGCTGGTaggatggagaggagaactTGCTTGTCATAATACTCACTTGTGTGCATCCCCTCGTGGGAGGGTGCTGCAGAGGTTCACGGCTGAGCAGTGCTACAGACGTCGCcagtggggcaggcagctcGCTGGGGCCCTGGCAGGCCGGATCGGGCGGCTCTAACCACATGTGCCTGCCCGCGGAGCCTCCGCCTCCCACAACCACcttgtctctttttctcccagtttccCCGGGGAGAGGTGGCCGTGGGTGTGACCTCGCTCTCTTTCTCACACTTTGATCCCTGCTTGTTCGTCGTCGGTGTGGAAGGCGGCTACTCGCTGAAGTGCTCCATGGCAGCAGAGACGCTGGCTCTCCATCGGGCAGGCGGTTCTGTCCCGCTCAGGGCGCCGGCGGAGCTCGCCTTCTCCCCGCACGGGGGGCCAGTGTACTCCGTGAGCTGCTCACCCTTCCACAGGCAAGTGCTGTCACTTGGCACCGGCGCTGCACGTTGGTTGGACACAATTATCGCCTGGCTCTGAACGTGCGTTTTCCAACTTGGCCCCCAGGCGCACGTGGGTACAGAAAAGGGGTCACCTGGCATCGGGGACTTGATTGTGTGACTTCCCATCACAGGGGAAACAACGTCCGTCAGCTCTGGTGAAGCCACCCACTCGAATGGCTGTGTGTGGGCGCAACGCACCTGCACTCGGGCTGGCACAGAATGTTAGCCCCTGCCTTAGGTCATCCTTAATGCTGAAGAGCAATTTAAGGACAAGGCCTTTAAAGAGTCATTCATTTATCAGCGCTCAAGTGCTCAGCCCATCAGAATCCTCCTGGTAGCTGCCTGAATTCCGATCGGCAGCTCCTGTCCCTGCCCGTTTACCCACCTCCCGTGGGAGAGGCCCCACGCCACGTTTCTGTGGAACATGCTGACAGTCCAGGTTTGTGTTTAATTTGCATGAGACAAACACAACTTAACAATGCCCGTCTCTAGATCAGCAGTTCTCAGGCATCCCTGGCCCGCAACCCACAGCAACCCTCAGCGGACAACACAAGCCCTCATTAAACTTAATTGAGGGCAGTAACAAAgctgtgcctctgcagagcaCGCTCCCGGGTACAGCCTGGAAACTGCTGCTTTAGGCAACACGTTCAGACCTTTGCAAAGCAGGAACATTACCGGAGGTCACGCTCCTTCACCCATCTTTGCTCTCCGTCTTTAGCAATAAAGCAAACCTCGTTGTTTCctgcttcctccctcccccaggaACCTCTTCCTGAGCTGCGGGACTGACGGACAAGTTCACCTCCACTCCATGCTGCAGGCACAacccctcctttccctgcagttATCAAAGAAATACCTCTTCTGTGTACGCTGGTCTCCAGTTCGGCCACTGGTCTTTGCAGCTGCGTCTGGGGAAGGCAAGTAACTGCAGGTGCCTATTCTTGGACATAGAATTAAGATTACGCTGGGTATTAATTAGTACAGGACGATTGTGCCGATTAGCACTTCCTGCAAGCTGAGAGCAGTGACCATTGTTTGTACTGCGTAATTAGTGTAACAGAGTAATTTCTAACTAGCAAGACAACTTTGGTCAtggttatttttcacttttgatGACGCCTTTGCTTCTGTTGCCACAGCCATTCATGGGTATGTAGTGTGGCAGGATTACTGCGGCTCAAACTCATTTCCAGCTTCCTTGGTTTCAACATTTACTTCTAGAGCCAATGGTTTAAAAcaagagctttttctttttgagttaAAGAATGGAGATTTCACAGCATTTGGCAAGCTGGTTTCAGGTGCCTGACAGCAGAATAAATCCACGCTACCTTGCAGGGATGTCATCTGTCACGGCCCGGACACTACCAGAGGGACGGGGAAGTGGGTTAGAAAGAACAACTCAAGTGCCAGGCTAAGCAGATACTGTCAGCTGTTAAATACAAAACCCGCTGCCACCACCTGCgacaaatgtttctgttttacaggAGATGTGCACCTGTTGGACTTTGAGAAGAGCTTGCAGAAGCCTGCCCTTTCCATAAAGCAGGGGGAATGCCCTGTGTACTGCTTGGAATTTAACATCAAGCAAACGCAGCTCTTAGCAGCAGGGGATGCCACCGGTACAGTCAAAGTCTGGCAGCTCAGCTCTGACCTCACCGAGCCGGGACCCAGGGAACAGAGttgcctggagcagctggccAGCCAGCTCACGGactgaggcagcagcacaacCAGCTGCATGAAGCTTGTCACTGCTCTTGAAACACCCAGCTCCAACGGCTGGAGTTTCATCCGCACAACAGTTCCATTTGCATTTAGCCATTAAATGCAAGATGATGTGGTTCGACCAGTAATTTTTATTGAAGCACACTGCaacatgtttgttttccctAAGAGTTTTAAGCTAAGCAGTTTAAGGTTACATCATCAAGTAACATTGATTATTGTAGAgcacaaagagagagagagggagagagagacatGCAGAGCTACAGTCAGCAAACAGGAGCATGTTCTTTGCATCTTTTGGTACTAGTGTTTTAGATCAGTTCACGAAGAGTGAACGTGTAAATTCTATGTAGTCGTAGGCAGAAGGAAGTTCTCTGCCCTTGCCATCCATGTAGGGCTTCATGTGAGAAATGCAGTAATCGGCCTGTTCCCGGGTCAGGTTCTGAAAGACAGAGACAGCGCGGTGGTGGGGACGggcactgggaggctgcagccGGGGCACTTACACGCCACCCCCCCTCTCAGGGGCACACTGCTCAGGGcaggagccagagcagcagAACTACACCCAGCAGGGGAAGGCGCTGCTTGTGTGCACTGTGTGGTTAAGGGCTGGAAGGTCTCACCCGAGTCCTCCCGTGGATTAGGAGGCAGAACGGGTCACGGGCACGCAGAAGCAGTGCAACCTCTGCACGTGTCTGCCAGCTCTGGGATTCAGACAGGCAAAACTTGCTGCCTTGGTGGGGCAGCGAGAGGGAGGAGGTGTCTGTACTGGCTAAGCTCAGGGTTAAGTTTCACCTTTGAATCGCTGGAGAAACTTCTCCCTCTGGTCTCCCAAACGATGAAAGGAAAGCAGTGGCTTCTGAGGACAGACACAGTGAGCGCGCTCCCCCCATCCCAGGCTTTTCAGCAGCTCTTGTTTTACTCAGCCCGAGTAGTTCTTTGGCAGTTAAAGCTTTTCCTCTATAGGGCCAAGAAAGCAACCGGGCAGGGCTGTCACTGTCACCACCACATTTGCTGCAGAGGATACCCTGGCAGGTTCAGGACTGACTCGGCCACAGTGACTTGAACCTCCAAGCAATTAGTGCTGGTCTTTGTTAACAACCTGTAAACAAAAAGCCGCTGTCCGCTCCTCCCTGGCAGGCCACAACCACTGCCTACCTGGTAGAGCTCCTCCTTGGTCACATAGGGCTTCCCCTCCGAGCTGAGGGCGCGGAAAGCGCTCTCTATCTCCTCGCTGGATTTCACGTTCTCCGTTTCCCTGCTGATCATGAATGCCATGTACTCCTGCAGCGAGACGTGTCCATCCCTGCCAGTGAAACACAGCGTGTGAGCACTGCCAGCCACTCACACccagagcacagcactgcctgtgccTCAGGACCCTCCTGAGAGGGGCTTAAGACTTCCACTCCTCCCAGAAAAGTTAAATGCAGGAGATTCTCAACACCAGATCATTTTCTTAAGTGAATTTCATCTTCATGAATGTCAGTCTTGCCTTCATAAAGATTCTTTTACATCTATTGTTGTGAAAACAACCCTAGTCTCTCCCCTACCgaagccagcacagctctctgGCTGGGAGAGAccttccagccagctccccaaAGGACACCGATACAATACTTTCCAGTGCAAAAAGAGCCACCCCCCTGTACCTGTTGGGATCCACCGTGTCAAGAATAGACTCAAACTCTGGGTCTGGCTCTCCTTCCTCAACCATAGGCAGGTCATAGCCGAGAGAGCGCAAGCAAGACTTAAACTCCTGGTGATTAAGTCGTCCAGATTTGTCCTTGTCAAAGTGCCTATAAACATAAACCCAAAGCCAATGTTTTTAGGTGTCGGTTGTTGAGAATCAAAAGCTACAAAGCTGGctgaaaaccagaacagatTATTACTAGCCCACTATTCTGGACAAGTGAGCTTGAATCAATAAATAGTTCTAT
It encodes the following:
- the DYNC2I2 gene encoding cytoplasmic dynein 2 intermediate chain 2 isoform X2, with product MRSRRPPGASPPCPSPTWPRPARFTARVPAAASLAVTSSRSASAVAIGTAERAAGASRSAAPLAAMFADWTAPGADVQSLWRSDRSARCQAKSCQTGKVSTVETAAQSHTSQDASVQTDQSKDAVPDFQQEVQVDHTSLLSFLQSVEDAVIKELNKNWKSRAFDGFEVNWTDQNETVLCLHTLSYPEAQDQNLQVTSVSWNATGSVVACSYGRLDGGDWSTEKSYVCTWNLDRRGLNPQRPDLVLDVPSSVMCLAFHPSQPSLIAGGLFSGELLVWDTSRTEDAVIWRTGMTDDTHMDPVYQVNWISGAKHGERSRLLSVSTDGRILVWREEQDGRLALADGFAVVAQQIPRSTWLKKFPRGEVAVGVTSLSFSHFDPCLFVVGVEGGYSLKCSMAAETLALHRAGGSVPLRAPAELAFSPHGGPVYSVSCSPFHRNLFLSCGTDGQVHLHSMLQAQPLLSLQLSKKYLFCVRWSPVRPLVFAAASGEGDVHLLDFEKSLQKPALSIKQGECPVYCLEFNIKQTQLLAAGDATGTVKVWQLSSDLTEPGPREQSCLEQLASQLTD
- the DYNC2I2 gene encoding cytoplasmic dynein 2 intermediate chain 2 isoform X1, which translates into the protein MRSRRPPGASPPCPSPTWPRPARFTARVPAAASLAVTSSRSASAVAIGTAERAAGASRSAAPLAAMFADWTAPGADVQSLWRSDRSARCQKSCQTGKVSTVETAAQSHTSQDASVQTDQSKDAVPDFQQEVQVDHTSLLSFLQSVEDAVIKELNKNWKSRAFDGFEVNWTDQNETVLCLHTLSYPEAQDQNLQVTSVSWNATGSVVACSYGRLDGGDWSTEKSYVCTWNLDRRGLNPQRPDLVLDVPSSVMCLAFHPSQPSLIAGGLFSGELLVWDTSRTEDAVIWRTGMTDDTHMDPVYQVNWISGAKHGERSRLLSVSTDGRILVWREEQDGRLALADGFAVVAQQIPRSTWLKKFPRGEVAVGVTSLSFSHFDPCLFVVGVEGGYSLKCSMAAETLALHRAGGSVPLRAPAELAFSPHGGPVYSVSCSPFHRNLFLSCGTDGQVHLHSMLQAQPLLSLQLSKKYLFCVRWSPVRPLVFAAASGEGDVHLLDFEKSLQKPALSIKQGECPVYCLEFNIKQTQLLAAGDATGTVKVWQLSSDLTEPGPREQSCLEQLASQLTD